The following proteins come from a genomic window of Trichoplusia ni isolate ovarian cell line Hi5 chromosome 16, tn1, whole genome shotgun sequence:
- the LOC113502156 gene encoding 5-demethoxyubiquinone hydroxylase, mitochondrial: MFRKSFLQQLRFAHSTVSENSRPYWKKNPHLDTIIRVDHAGELGADRIYAGQMAVLGNTPEGPLIQHMWDQEKKHRAKFEDLINEYRVRPTALTPIWNVAGFVLGAGTALLGKEAAMACTVAVETVIVDHYNDQLRTLMEDPNIDKDILETITKFRNEEQEHHDTGIDHGAEQAPFYKALTEVIKTGCKAAIAISKKV; this comes from the exons ATGTTCCGTAAGTCGTTTCTACAACAGTTGCGCTTCGCACACAGCACAGTGTCGGAAAATAGTCGACCGTACTGGAAAAAGAATCCGCAT CTGGACACGATAATCCGCGTGGACCATGCAGGCGAGCTGGGCGCCGACCGCATCTACGCGGGGCAGATGGCGGTGCTGGGCAACACCCCTGAGGGCCCGCTCATCCAGCACATGTGGGACCAAGAGAAAAAGCACCGCGCCAAGTTCGAGGACCTCATCAACGAGTACAGAGTGCGACCCACTGCTCTCACACCGATATGGAATGTGGCGGGTTTCGTACTTGGCGCCG GGACCGCGCTACTTGGCAAAGAAGCAGCAATGGCTTGCACCGTAGCAGTCGAGACCGTCATAGTGGACCACTACAACGACCAGCTCCGAACTCTCATGGAGGACCCCAACATCGACAAAGACATACTGGAGACCATCACCAAGTTCCGCAATGAGGAGCAGGAACACCACGACACTGGTATTGACCACGGCGCCGAACAAGCTCCCTTCTACAAGGCTTTGACTGAGGTTATCAAGACTGGTTGCAAAGCTGCCATCGCTATTTCCAAAAAGGTCTAA